The genomic window tatattcacacacattctctctctcccacacacacacaagcagcctTAGCAAATATTGCCACACCACATATGTTTCCCATAACTTTGTACTATAATTTAGACCTACAGTATGTGGTATGTATCCGTGTGTTTCGTGTTGGTCAATTGTGTTTCGCAGAAAAAGCTCCCGATTGGAAAGTACACATTCGCAAAATCCACATTGTAACACGTAAAAGCAGTGACAGAGACTCATGTTTTGGTCTAAGGTACTTCTTTGTCGACGTATTGCGCGGTTTTACTATGATTGTGTGCATGATTTCCTCACAAAACTCCGTCTGACTGCAACCTCTCCACCTAGAGGTCCGACGTCAAGCTGGCTATCAAGAGTTTGGTCACCAAGGGAACTCTGGTCCAGACTAAAGGGACCGGCACGTCCGGCTCCTTCAAGCTGAACAAGAAACAGGCAGTGGAAAAGAAAAAGCCGGTAAAGAAGGCAGCTCCTAAAGCCAAGAAGCCTGCAGCGAATAAACCTGCCGCGGCAAAGAAGCCCAAGAAGCCTGCGGCCGCCAAAAAGTCTCAGAAGAAAGCAGCCAAGAAGCCCGCCACACCAAAAAAGGCAACGAAGAGCCCGAAGAAAGCCAAGAAACCCGCTGCACCCAAGAAGGCAGCGAAGAGCCCCAAGAAAGCAAAGGCAGCGAAACCCAAGGTTACCCAAGGCAAACTTCGCTGTCACTTTACGTGGGATATTACTTTTCTGCTATAACATGTGGTAACTTTTTTTGTGATTGAGCTGATGGTCTAAAAGGAAGGTGGAAGTGTTATACGCGACAAATAGATTTTGAAATGACGTCACGTCACGCTACAAACTACACGTTGATTGGCTCTCACTCTTGTGTTGTTGGCCACTGAGGCACGGAGTAGCACCGCGCCGGTGTGGTATAACTACACATGCCTTGCCCACTCTCACTATTTGAGTATTTGGACGAACACTCAACATCTACTGAAAAATGAGCGGAAGAGGCAAAACCGGCGGCAAGGCCAGAGCAAAGGCCAAGACTCGTTCATCCAGAGCTGGACTTCAGTTCCCCGTGGGCCGTGTGCACAGACTGCTGCGTAAAGGCAATTATGCTCAGCGTGTTGGCGCCGGTGCACCGGTCTACTTGGCTGCTGTGCTCGAGTATCTGACTGCTGAAATCCTGGAGTTGGCTGGCAACGCTGCCCGTGACAACAAGAAGACCCGTATTATTCCCCGCCATCTGCAGCTAGCTGTGCGCAACGACGAAGAGTTGAACAAACTGCTCGGCGGAGTGACCATCGCTCAGGGTGGTGTACTGCCCAACATCCAGGCTGTACTGCTACCCAAGAAGACTGAGAAGTCCAAGTAAACCTGCTCCTTCTAAGTCTCTGAAACAAAGGCTCTTTTAAGGGCCACCCAAATAcccataaaaaaaaatcattccaAGATGCCTTCGCCATTGACCTGTTTTCTGTGACGTCAAAATAATTACTCACACCATACACACGTATAAAGCAGTTGAGTAAACACTCCTTTTCCTGCCAATACCTGACAACCCTTGCCCCCACAAAATGTCAAGAAGTAGGCGGCCTATCTGTCTGAGAAGTCTGGTTGAAGAATGTAAACTGTTCTTTCATTTATCACTCCGGACTGTTTAATCACGAAGATGTTTCTCGGGCCTCGTAGTTCAAGGTGATGACGCAGTCATGTAATTGCATTATCTCCATGATGTATGAAAAATAAGGCATATCAGAGGTAGTTTGGTGTTTActgtttataaacaagcagttaTTTGTAGGCTTTAACGAAGCAAATACAAGCTATACCTTAGgtcattatttttgtttgtacATGACGACCAATAAGTCAATTATTTGTTTCTATAACAGCCTATATGCACTGACCGATGGAATGTTTCAGTATATTTATTTTAAGCATCATTTAAATTAAGAGGTTTTATGAATAGTCCATCAACACAATGACAGCCATTACGGGGGTGGGCTTTGTATTCTGAATTTCAGGCGGCACTCGGAAGACCAATCAGCGGAGACCAACAACCTGACGTACACAGGGGGAGGCTGAGACCGTAGGCCTTATATACTCAAGTTCCGCAATCGTGTTCATACTGTTCAATTCCGAAAAATACGTAGCAATGGCCAGAACCAAGCAAACTGCCCGCAAGTCCACTGGAGGCAAGGCTCCGAGGAAGCAGCTCGCCACCAAAGCTGCGCGTAAAAGCGCACCTGCCACCGGTGGCGTGAAGAAGCCTCACCGTTACAGGCCTGGAACCGTGGCTCTGAGAGAGATCCGTCGTTACCAGAAGTCCACTGAGCTGCTGATCCGCAAGTTGCCCTTCCAGCGTCTGGTCAGGGAAATCGCCCAGGATTTCAAGACCGATTTGCGCTTCCAGAGCTCTGCTGTCATGGCTCTTCAGGAGGCTAGCGAGGCCTATCTGGTCGGTCTGTTCGAGGACACCAATCTGTGCGCCATCCACGCCAAGAGAGTCACTATCATGCCCAAGGACATCCAGCTGGCTCGTCGTATCCGTGGGGAGCGTGCTTAAGTGATTTGAAGTCAGGAACCGAATATTaaaaggctcttttaagagccacccaaACATGAAAAAAGCTGGTTTCCAATGTCTTGGTTGAATTGGTTTTTGGTTAATCTTACTATTCTTTAACATAATCTGCATTGCTCTGTACTTCGTAATAAGTAGGTGTCGCGTAATCGTTGCTAAATGTAATGGCAACAGGTGCAAGAGATCAATGCTAGCAAGTTAAACATCTATACGCTCATGTGATCCCTCACAATTTTAAGTTTCGCGCTTGTCTACGTCGGAGTTTTAGAGCCACCCATGGGGACATTTTTGCCGTGACTACgagattaaactcaacatttcggGAAGAAAGGTCAACTTTAATCTCGACACTCCGTATTTATTCTTGACATTCGAAACTAGTTagtatagtaggctaatacacaAATAAATGTTGTGGTCTCATTAAgtataatagtaggctattacACAAATAAGTGTTGTGGTCTCATTTTGTGTAGTCTTCCTTGACGCACCTTCCTGTTaacatcatgtggtgtgatgtgaatacattgagccaatcatatggtgtgttgtgaagacatcgtgccaatcacgTGTTATCTcgtcgctggagcaagattggtgtcgtgaagccttgcgcacgcgcagttcgacccaaagactgtacccgatgagtgcccataaaacgctggtatatggccgccgagtggagggacttgcctaaaaggactttgataaaGAGTAGGATAGAAACTCTACCTAATCCAGGAAGTACCATTTGATTGCTGGGCCGAAACCCTAACTGCCCTCTCAAAACAAATGTTGTCTCTATCTGGACAGAGAGGTTTTAATAACGCAACTTGTGTTAACACATTAGTTGTAAGCTTTATTTCAGATAACTATTTAATGCAATCAATGCAGTGTAGTCAGTGTTTATATTGGAATTACTTTTAAAAGAGAACgtgggtggctcttaaaagagcctttggGTTAAAGCGCGTTCAAAATCCGGCTTTACTTGGAGCTGGTATACTTGGTGACGGCCTTGGTTCCCTCGGACACGGCGTGCTTGGCCAGCTCACCAGGTAGAAGCAGACGCACTGCGGTCTGGATCTCCCTGGAAGAGATGGTGGAGCGCTTGTTGTAGTGAGCCAAGCGGGAAGCCTCTCCAGCAATGCGCTCAAAGATGTCGTTCACGAAGGAGTTCATAATGCCCATGGCCTTGGAAGAGATACCGGTGTCAGGATGGACCTGCTTCAAGACTTTGTACACGTAGATGGCGTAGCTCTCCTTCCTGCTCTTTCTGCGCTTCTTGCCACCCTTGCCGGCGGTCTTTGTCACGGCTTTCTTGGAGCCCTTCTTAGGCGCAGGCTTGGCTGGATCAGGCATGTTGATGTCTCGACTGTCTGTTGGATGATCTGACTGTCCTCAAGTTACCCGGTATATGTGTCAAGTTTTATGCAAATAGAGGACTGCATCACTTTACACCCACGGGCAGAATTCTTTGTAATTTCCCTCCGAAATCAAATACCCAGACACGGTTGGTCGTTCTGAACCGAAGGGGCAGAATCTAGAAGGTTAGCACCACCCACAGACCATCGGTTTACACCACCTTCTTTTGTTTCATTTCCCTCACTTTTCTTCTGAATGAAAGGAATTCTTCGAAATGTATGGCAAATAGGCTACCAAATGCCAAACACATTAAGCGTTACATATCACAATTACAGGTTTTCTCAGTCCCTTTGGGGCATTTCTCGAATTATGGTTAACCATGCATTCAACAAATCtacggtaaaaaaaaaaaaaacgaaggcttctacagcattgtgcaaAGGGAAATTGCAAGTGAACAGTAAAATATAGGAAACACTCCTTTACTGTAAAAGTAACTATTTCTATACATCCCGACGTTCCTGTCTGTCAAACCTGACAGATTATTAAAACACTAGTTATGACACGCGACTTTTCAGCATGTATTTTCGTTTCGCTTTGTTTGATGTGAGGTGAGTTTTCCCTTATCTGATGTCATTCTACAGCGCAGTCATGGGTCGCACTTTATGAGAGATTATTATATCAATTGTTCTGGCGCTTTTTGGTTTTGGAATGATTTTCATATGAATACATGGCTTTCTCTTGACTACCATGGGATGATTGCACTATAAGCGTCTCATTAGATGGCAATGGCCCAGTCTCGGTCGTGTGACAACATACTATACTTATGTCAGACAACGGCATGGAAGTCGTTTATTTATAGCCCTTTTATAATTCAGATGACCctatcagagactttctaatgtggagacacagcactcaaaaactactccatagaaatgcatggggctagtttgtcacgccaatatggctgttgtctacacatatcccatcccttcctcggcaaaacgtcgacatgtgaatagattgagccaatcatgtggtgtgatgtgaatacattgagccaatcatatggtgtgttgtgaagacatcgtgccaatcatgtgttgtgatctcgccgctggagcaagattggtgtcgtgaagccttgcgcacgcgcaatttgacccaaagactgtgcccgatgagtgcccataaaacgttggtatatggccgccgagtagaggaacttgcctaaaaggactttgatccTATAGATACAGGAACACAAACTTTTATGAGAAGttgggtggctcttaaaagagcctttgtGTAGACCTATACGTTGAGAGAGATCTGATCTTTAACCACCAAAACCGTACAGTGTACGGCCCTGGCGTTTCAGAGCATAGACGACGTCCATAGCAGTCACAGTCTTTCTCTTGGCGTGCTCGGTGTAGGTGACGGCATCACGAATCACGTTCTCCAGGAAAACCTTCAGCACACCACGGGTCTCCTCGTAGATGAGACCAGAGATACGCTTCACACCACCACGGCGGGCCAGACGCCTAATTGCAGGCTTGGTAATTCCCTGGATGTTATCACGAAGAACTTTGCGGTGACGCTTTGCGCCTCCTTTTCCAAGACCCTTTCCTCCTTTGCCTCTGCCGGACATCTTCAAATCTTCTTGAGACTCAGAGTTGCACGAATGTGTAACGGCAATAGCTCGCAAATCGTTCTAGTTTCCACAGAGAGGACCTTGTTGAAAACTACTAAGCACTGCCCCTTCACTCTCCCTCCATTTTTATGAATAGAGTGTGCGCGGGCAGAATATACGTCACCAAAAAACGCCCACATCTGAGCTTCACCCCATCTCACAACGAAACAAAGTAGGACCGACATATTTACTTTGCATACAGTGAAAACACAGAAAAAGgccgtatatatgtgtgtgtaatggatgTTTTTGTGTGGAAGCACAATTATCCTACATCAAGCCATCCACATACTTTGTTATTTTGTCTATTAGATGTTTGGGATATATTTTGTTCCACTTTTCTAAGCCATTCCTGGCTATGAATGTAAGCTTTTCCATTTGTAATACGTGTTCTATTGTGTTATACCATAGATGTAATTCTGGCGCTTTTGGTTGTTTCCATAACCTTGTCAGTTGATTCAATTCTGTAAGACGTAGCATATTgcagtttttctcaattgcaAAACGCAAATCCTGAAACCTTGCTCAATTTCTTActcttttttctgattgcttaaccacattttttgtaactatggcttttttttgcaaaactttacacacaaataggaaaacctttcacccaatcagcaaaacattgtagttctcttgcaaaagctaacacaccttgcttacagtttttttcaactgcttacacactaaatctttgcttgtcacacaattttctaaacatgtcttccaaacatcataaccccacacagAATCTgaaaaaccatacactaattctcagtgtttgactcagttttcaattgactaaaacacattttgcaaaacgccacacacaattttctacctaacacacaaaaatctaacaggaatt from Alosa sapidissima isolate fAloSap1 chromosome 9, fAloSap1.pri, whole genome shotgun sequence includes these protein-coding regions:
- the LOC121718657 gene encoding histone H2A, producing MSGRGKTGGKARAKAKTRSSRAGLQFPVGRVHRLLRKGNYAQRVGAGAPVYLAAVLEYLTAEILELAGNAARDNKKTRIIPRHLQLAVRNDEELNKLLGGVTIAQGGVLPNIQAVLLPKKTEKSK
- the LOC121718673 gene encoding histone H4; this translates as MSGRGKGGKGLGKGGAKRHRKVLRDNIQGITKPAIRRLARRGGVKRISGLIYEETRGVLKVFLENVIRDAVTYTEHAKRKTVTAMDVVYALKRQGRTLYGFGG
- the LOC121718665 gene encoding histone H2B-like, encoding MPDPAKPAPKKGSKKAVTKTAGKGGKKRRKSRKESYAIYVYKVLKQVHPDTGISSKAMGIMNSFVNDIFERIAGEASRLAHYNKRSTISSREIQTAVRLLLPGELAKHAVSEGTKAVTKYTSSK
- the LOC121718653 gene encoding histone H3, with the protein product MARTKQTARKSTGGKAPRKQLATKAARKSAPATGGVKKPHRYRPGTVALREIRRYQKSTELLIRKLPFQRLVREIAQDFKTDLRFQSSAVMALQEASEAYLVGLFEDTNLCAIHAKRVTIMPKDIQLARRIRGERA